One window of Candidatus Nitrospira kreftii genomic DNA carries:
- a CDS encoding Dodecin (modular protein) — translation MITDDHVYKTVELTGTSRSTFEAAVQSAIRTASKTLRHLRWFEVVEVRGEIEQGSDIHWQVMLKVGFTVEPSEDPTGDRRRQTSGKKGVWQPGGPSVTKRRTRHHQRL, via the coding sequence ATGATCACAGACGACCATGTCTATAAAACTGTGGAATTGACCGGCACCTCTCGCTCGACGTTTGAAGCGGCGGTTCAGAGTGCGATCCGAACAGCCTCCAAAACGCTTCGGCATCTGCGGTGGTTCGAAGTCGTTGAAGTCCGTGGAGAAATTGAACAGGGCTCCGATATTCACTGGCAAGTCATGCTGAAGGTTGGATTCACCGTCGAACCATCTGAGGATCCAACAGGTGATCGCAGACGACAGACATCCGGCAAAAAGGGTGTGTGGCAGCCTGGTGGACCGTCTGTGACCAAGCGGAGAACACGTCACCATCAGCGCCTCTAG
- a CDS encoding Glucoamylase, with product MTRARPQRPISKRPCTDAFPPIENHGIIGDLHTVALVAMDGAIDFMCFPSFDSPTIFASLLDPERGGLFRIDPLHTPGRRSQFYLPDSNILLTRFYFDEGVVELSDLMPVEEQDHAHQLIRRIKMIHGAAEFRMVCAPRFDYGRADHKVLRHGENEILFVSEGEHKVTLRLRSSIPMRVRNGTATAEFRLTTDEHASFILEDAELDTPTGRVDDHEVSEAFKRTLNFWRGWVGRSTYRGRWREMVTRSALTLKLLTYRPTGAVVAAPTFGLPEEVGGTRNWDYRYTWIRDATFTIYAFLRLGYTEEAAAFMHWIEERCAAQEWDGSLQVVYGISGQKELQEVDLKHWRGYRGSAPVRIGNDAYSQIQFDLYGALMDAVYLYNKYGTPISYDLWHHLTRLLDWVCENWRQTGQGIWEIRGHTQEWLSSRLMCWVALDRGIRLAQKRSFPAPTHRWVQGRDAIFSEMMTTFWDAERATFTQYKGSRSLDASCLLMPLVKFIGPTDPRWLSTMKAVEQHLVEDSLVYRYDGLARKTDGLAGVEGTFSLCSFWYVECLSRAGDLHKARLIFEKMLGYANHLGLYAEELGRSNNHLGNFPQAFTHLALISAAYDLDRRLEGSNQ from the coding sequence GTGACTCGCGCCAGACCACAACGACCTATTTCCAAACGTCCGTGCACGGATGCATTTCCGCCGATCGAGAATCACGGGATCATCGGCGATCTTCATACCGTGGCACTCGTGGCGATGGACGGCGCCATCGACTTCATGTGTTTCCCATCGTTTGATTCGCCGACGATCTTCGCATCCTTATTGGATCCCGAACGCGGCGGCCTCTTCCGAATCGATCCCCTGCATACGCCGGGTCGTCGCTCCCAATTCTATCTCCCGGACTCCAACATTCTGCTGACGCGCTTCTATTTTGACGAGGGGGTCGTCGAGTTATCCGATCTGATGCCCGTTGAGGAGCAGGATCACGCCCATCAACTGATTCGTCGAATCAAAATGATTCATGGTGCGGCAGAATTTCGCATGGTCTGCGCGCCCCGCTTCGATTACGGCCGAGCAGACCACAAAGTTCTGCGCCACGGAGAGAATGAAATTCTGTTTGTCTCTGAAGGGGAACACAAGGTGACGCTGCGGCTGAGGAGTTCGATCCCGATGCGCGTGCGAAACGGTACGGCCACGGCGGAGTTTCGGCTGACGACGGACGAGCATGCATCGTTCATTCTGGAGGACGCCGAATTGGACACACCGACAGGCCGGGTCGACGACCATGAAGTGTCCGAGGCCTTCAAGCGCACGTTAAATTTCTGGCGTGGGTGGGTAGGACGTTCGACCTATCGCGGCCGTTGGCGCGAGATGGTCACTCGGTCGGCCCTCACCCTCAAACTGCTGACCTACCGGCCCACCGGGGCCGTGGTCGCCGCTCCCACTTTCGGCCTTCCCGAGGAAGTCGGCGGGACGAGAAATTGGGATTATCGATATACGTGGATTCGTGATGCGACCTTTACGATCTATGCGTTCCTTCGCCTGGGGTATACGGAAGAAGCCGCTGCGTTCATGCATTGGATTGAAGAACGATGCGCTGCGCAGGAATGGGACGGATCGTTACAGGTCGTGTATGGAATCAGCGGTCAAAAAGAATTGCAAGAAGTTGACTTGAAACACTGGCGGGGATACCGGGGTTCCGCACCGGTCCGAATCGGCAACGATGCCTATTCCCAAATTCAATTTGACCTCTACGGTGCCCTCATGGATGCCGTGTATCTCTACAACAAATACGGGACCCCGATTTCATACGATCTCTGGCATCATCTGACTCGCCTTCTCGACTGGGTTTGTGAGAATTGGCGACAGACGGGACAGGGCATTTGGGAGATCCGCGGGCACACACAGGAGTGGCTGAGCTCGCGATTGATGTGCTGGGTCGCGCTTGATCGGGGTATCCGCTTGGCACAGAAACGCTCGTTCCCGGCGCCCACACATCGATGGGTGCAAGGTCGCGATGCCATTTTTTCGGAGATGATGACGACATTCTGGGACGCCGAACGCGCGACATTCACTCAATATAAGGGCAGCCGGTCGCTGGACGCATCCTGTCTCTTGATGCCTCTGGTCAAATTTATCGGACCGACCGATCCCCGCTGGCTTTCGACCATGAAGGCCGTGGAGCAGCATCTGGTCGAGGACTCCCTGGTGTATCGCTATGACGGACTCGCCCGGAAGACCGATGGGTTGGCGGGTGTGGAAGGCACCTTTTCATTGTGCTCATTCTGGTATGTGGAGTGTTTGTCCCGTGCCGGCGATCTGCATAAAGCCCGTTTAATCTTTGAAAAGATGCTCGGCTACGCCAACCATCTTGGGCTGTATGCGGAAGAACTGGGTCGGAGCAACAACCATTTGGGGAATTTCCCTCAAGCCTTCACGCATCTGGCGTTGATCAGCGCGGCCTATGATCTGGACCGACGCCTCGAAGGGAGCAACCAGTGA